The Pontibacter pudoricolor genome contains a region encoding:
- the kaiC gene encoding circadian clock protein KaiC, producing the protein MHLKKLKTGNDSFDHIAHGGLPLGRTTLVAGSSGSAKTLFGAQFLAMGIQLYNQPGVFVTFEEQADDIRRNLKSLNWDIDTWEKEGKWIFVDAAPKEENIIAVGDFDLSAFRIRLERAVQKCNAQRVVIDSIGSIFTQFHEEMHTIRRELIQVALTLSRLGATSIITAERLEEYGKITRFGVEEFLTDNVIILRNVLHNEKRRRTIEILKFRGSNHEKGENPFSINPEKAIVIIPLSAMNLKHITSNERVTSGIPALDEMVNGGFYKGSINLVSGAIGAGKTLLVANFINGVRAKKERCLLMAFEESSEQLYRNAAGWGIDFKQLEEDGLLKVICIYPEVSSLEDHFINIQEIVKNFKPHRIAMDSLSALSRTSSDKGFREFIIAFTAYLKHMEITGMFTSNTPLLAGGTSDTEGNISPITDSIILLRYVEMSGEMQRSIAVLKMRGSRHDSSIRKFTITDTGADIGKHFEGISGILTGNPMLIKLE; encoded by the coding sequence ATGCACCTTAAAAAATTAAAAACCGGAAACGATTCCTTCGACCATATCGCACATGGTGGCCTGCCACTCGGCCGCACGACACTGGTTGCTGGCAGTTCGGGCAGTGCGAAAACACTTTTCGGTGCGCAGTTCCTGGCAATGGGTATTCAGCTCTACAACCAGCCTGGCGTGTTTGTTACCTTCGAAGAACAGGCAGATGATATCCGGAGAAACCTGAAGAGTCTTAACTGGGACATAGATACCTGGGAAAAAGAAGGGAAATGGATATTTGTGGATGCCGCTCCCAAAGAAGAAAACATCATTGCTGTTGGTGATTTTGACCTGAGCGCTTTCAGGATAAGACTGGAAAGAGCAGTACAGAAATGTAATGCACAACGCGTAGTTATAGATTCTATTGGCAGCATTTTCACACAATTCCACGAGGAGATGCATACCATCCGACGGGAGCTGATTCAGGTTGCCCTGACATTATCGCGGCTGGGAGCTACATCTATTATCACGGCCGAACGCCTGGAAGAATATGGCAAGATCACCCGCTTTGGTGTGGAGGAATTCCTGACGGATAACGTGATCATTCTCAGGAATGTGTTGCATAACGAAAAGCGCAGAAGAACCATTGAGATTCTGAAGTTCAGGGGAAGCAATCATGAGAAAGGAGAAAATCCGTTTTCAATAAATCCTGAAAAAGCTATCGTTATCATTCCTTTATCGGCCATGAACCTGAAACATATCACTTCCAATGAAAGGGTAACATCAGGTATACCGGCGCTGGACGAAATGGTAAACGGCGGTTTTTATAAAGGCTCTATCAACCTTGTATCCGGGGCAATAGGCGCCGGTAAAACATTGCTGGTAGCCAATTTTATAAACGGGGTCAGGGCAAAGAAAGAGCGTTGCCTGCTTATGGCTTTTGAAGAAAGCAGCGAGCAACTATACCGCAACGCAGCGGGCTGGGGTATCGATTTTAAGCAACTGGAAGAAGACGGACTGCTGAAAGTGATCTGTATTTACCCGGAAGTTTCATCCCTGGAGGATCACTTCATTAATATACAGGAAATAGTAAAAAACTTTAAGCCGCACAGAATCGCGATGGATAGTTTATCTGCCCTATCGCGCACATCATCAGACAAAGGGTTCCGGGAGTTTATTATTGCCTTTACCGCCTACCTGAAGCATATGGAAATAACAGGCATGTTTACGTCTAACACACCCTTGCTGGCAGGCGGAACTTCCGATACCGAAGGCAACATCTCGCCTATTACAGATAGCATTATCCTGCTTCGCTATGTAGAAATGTCCGGGGAGATGCAGCGTAGTATAGCGGTGCTGAAAATGCGCGGCTCCAGACACGATTCATCTATCCGGAAGTTTACCATAACAGATACCGGAGCAGACATAGGAAAACACTTTGAAGGCATAAGCGGCATACTGACGGGAAACCCGATGCTGATTAAGCTGGAGTAG
- a CDS encoding outer membrane beta-barrel protein, protein MKRLFTITLTILFVSFFTLNATAQEKHGSTLNLGVGIGGYGGYYKYANRTMPVINVNYEFDVAKRFTLAPFISFSTYSNDYNNDNNNYTYRETIIPIGVKGSYYFDDILQANSKWDFYLAGSLGFAVINSRWDDGYDGDKNYYRKGNPLFLDLHVGTEYHFNNRIGAFLDLSTGVSTIGIAIH, encoded by the coding sequence ATGAAGAGATTATTTACCATCACATTAACCATCCTGTTTGTCAGCTTTTTCACGTTAAATGCAACTGCTCAGGAAAAACACGGCAGCACATTAAACTTAGGTGTAGGTATTGGCGGCTACGGCGGCTACTATAAATATGCTAACAGAACAATGCCTGTTATAAACGTGAACTATGAGTTTGATGTAGCCAAGAGGTTTACACTTGCCCCGTTCATCAGCTTCTCTACTTACTCGAACGATTACAACAATGATAACAACAACTATACGTACCGCGAAACTATCATCCCGATAGGTGTGAAAGGATCGTATTACTTTGATGATATTCTGCAGGCAAACTCTAAATGGGATTTTTACCTGGCCGGCTCATTAGGTTTTGCAGTGATCAACTCGCGTTGGGATGATGGCTATGACGGCGACAAAAACTATTACCGCAAAGGCAACCCGCTATTCCTGGACCTGCATGTTGGTACCGAATACCACTTCAATAACAGAATAGGTGCGTTCTTAGACCTGTCTACAGGTGTATCAACTATAGGCATAGCCATACATTAA
- a CDS encoding helix-turn-helix domain-containing protein, producing the protein MKLYIKYMVSLRCKMMVKEELTKLGLQFVVVELGTVEILEDITPEQRIQLKTNLLQSGLELLDDKKSILIEKIKNVIIEMVHYSDEFPKANYSDFISEKLDHDYTYLANIFSEVKGITIQQFIIFHKIERVKELLLYKELNLTEIAHRLHYSSVAHLSNQFKKVTGLSPSFYKQLKQKRMANLENM; encoded by the coding sequence ATGAAATTGTATATCAAGTACATGGTAAGCCTGCGCTGCAAAATGATGGTAAAGGAAGAGTTGACCAAACTGGGCCTACAGTTTGTAGTCGTAGAACTCGGCACAGTAGAGATACTCGAAGACATTACACCTGAACAGCGTATACAACTCAAAACCAACCTATTGCAATCTGGTTTGGAACTACTGGATGACAAGAAAAGCATCCTGATCGAAAAGATAAAGAACGTGATCATTGAGATGGTGCATTATTCGGATGAGTTCCCGAAAGCGAATTATTCCGATTTTATCAGCGAGAAACTAGACCATGATTATACGTACCTGGCCAACATTTTTTCAGAAGTAAAAGGCATTACTATTCAGCAATTCATCATCTTCCATAAGATAGAAAGGGTAAAAGAGCTGCTGCTATACAAAGAGCTTAACCTGACGGAGATCGCGCACCGCTTACACTATAGTAGTGTGGCCCACTTATCGAACCAGTTTAAAAAAGTGACCGGCCTCTCCCCTTCGTTTTACAAGCAGTTAAAGCAAAAGCGCATGGCTAACCTCGAAAACATGTGA
- a CDS encoding helix-turn-helix domain-containing protein: protein MKLYIKYMVSNRCKTLVQNELKSLGLQSEYVVVDLGVVEIHKDITDIQLEQLKENLYKSGLEVLDNSKTKLIDKIKNLITEMINSPEEQPNVNYSVHISEKLGYNYKYLATIFSEVKGITIQQFIIIHKIEKAKELLFYDELSLTEIAHRLHYSSVAHLSSQFKKVTGLSPSFYKHLKDKRAGVLENL, encoded by the coding sequence ATGAAATTATATATCAAGTACATGGTGAGCAATCGCTGTAAAACGCTGGTGCAAAACGAACTTAAAAGTCTTGGGTTGCAGTCAGAATACGTGGTAGTTGACCTGGGCGTGGTGGAAATACACAAAGACATTACCGACATCCAACTCGAGCAGTTAAAGGAAAACCTTTACAAGTCCGGGTTAGAGGTGCTGGATAACAGCAAGACCAAACTCATAGATAAGATCAAGAACCTGATAACAGAAATGATCAATTCGCCGGAAGAACAACCGAACGTGAATTACTCTGTTCACATCAGCGAGAAACTGGGTTACAACTATAAATACTTGGCCACTATCTTCTCCGAGGTAAAAGGCATCACCATCCAGCAATTCATCATCATTCATAAAATAGAGAAAGCAAAAGAACTGCTGTTTTATGATGAGCTCAGCCTTACCGAAATTGCCCATCGCCTGCACTATAGCAGCGTGGCCCACTTATCGAGCCAGTTTAAAAAAGTAACAGGCCTTTCCCCCTCTTTTTACAAGCACTTAAAAGACAAACGCGCAGGCGTGCTCGAAAACCTGTAA
- a CDS encoding helix-turn-helix domain-containing protein — MTLFIKYMVSLRCKMLVKAELFNLGLQYVVVELGTVEIVGTITPEQRIQLKANLLHSGLELLDDRKSILVEKIKNVIIEMVHYSDESPKSNYSDYISDKLNYDYTYLANTFSEVNGITIQQFIISHKIERVKELLLYKELNLTEIAHRMHYSSVAHLSNQFKKVTGLSPSFYKKLQHKRSENLENV, encoded by the coding sequence ATGACACTGTTTATTAAATACATGGTTAGCCTACGCTGCAAAATGCTTGTGAAGGCTGAATTATTCAATCTCGGCCTGCAGTATGTAGTAGTCGAGCTGGGCACTGTGGAAATAGTAGGTACTATTACACCCGAACAGCGCATACAACTCAAAGCTAATCTGCTGCATTCCGGATTAGAGCTGCTGGATGACAGGAAAAGCATCCTGGTTGAGAAAATTAAAAATGTCATCATCGAGATGGTCCATTACTCCGATGAATCCCCGAAATCGAATTACTCTGACTATATCAGCGACAAACTGAATTACGACTATACCTATCTGGCCAACACCTTCTCCGAAGTGAACGGGATCACGATTCAGCAATTCATTATTTCCCACAAAATAGAAAGAGTAAAAGAGTTGCTGCTATACAAAGAGCTTAACCTGACCGAGATCGCGCACCGCATGCACTATAGTAGTGTGGCCCATTTATCGAACCAGTTTAAGAAAGTAACCGGCCTATCCCCATCATTTTACAAGAAACTTCAGCATAAAAGATCGGAAAACCTGGAAAATGTGTGA
- a CDS encoding circadian clock KaiB family protein, producing the protein MSMHVFQLFINGHSLNSIDAVDTLLKICRENLNGNYQLEIIDIQKDPDKAEEAGIIAIPTLIRMEPTPVSRIIGALNVRSRVLAGLGISSIHVTA; encoded by the coding sequence ATGAGCATGCATGTATTTCAGCTCTTTATTAACGGACACAGCCTTAATTCTATAGATGCCGTGGACACATTACTTAAGATTTGCAGGGAAAATTTAAACGGAAACTATCAGCTTGAAATTATTGACATACAGAAAGACCCTGATAAGGCTGAAGAAGCCGGTATTATAGCAATACCTACGCTTATCAGGATGGAGCCAACACCGGTTAGCCGTATTATCGGGGCACTAAATGTAAGAAGCCGCGTGCTGGCCGGGTTAGGAATTTCGAGTATACACGTTACGGCATAA
- a CDS encoding ice-binding family protein, with protein MTTLALASVVVFAGCKEDTFIENFGVCPVVLSTTPEDGATSVPLSSHVTVTFNEEMNPETITQSSFTLTGPEKVQGEITYDTKTNTLTFVPKNQLNYATTYTGRVATSVKDVLGNALQTDYVWSFTTVAASIPAVILTNPLNLATGVPRNQVISAGFSEAMNASTITATSFTLKNGTTTIAGNISYTGTTAKFTPENSLAANTTYTATITTAAKSTNNVPLAGNSTWTFTTGADNTQPGSPAMGVDLKSVGRFGIFAGVGISNNAGFSEIRNLDVGITPGVRSSVTGFPPAIVVNGAIYASDDIAPPGTAAMLLQAKQDLLEAYLFAEGASSPAPATVAGDQGGKTLAPGIYKSTSTLLVQAGDLTLDAQGDPNAVWIFQIASDFTTVGGAGGNIILTGGAQAKNIFWQTGSSATIGDGTSFKGTILALTSITMNSGATAVGRMLARNGSVVMTNTNIIEKP; from the coding sequence ATGACTACCCTTGCACTTGCATCGGTTGTTGTATTTGCCGGATGTAAAGAAGATACATTCATAGAAAATTTTGGGGTTTGCCCCGTTGTTTTAAGTACCACCCCTGAAGACGGAGCCACTTCGGTCCCTCTCTCCTCTCATGTTACAGTTACCTTTAATGAGGAAATGAATCCTGAGACCATTACCCAATCATCCTTTACCTTAACAGGGCCGGAAAAAGTACAAGGCGAAATAACCTACGATACTAAAACCAACACCCTAACCTTTGTACCTAAAAACCAACTTAATTATGCTACTACTTATACAGGCCGAGTTGCTACATCTGTTAAAGATGTGCTGGGTAACGCGCTACAAACAGATTATGTCTGGAGCTTTACAACCGTTGCTGCTTCAATACCAGCAGTAATATTAACTAACCCGCTTAACCTGGCCACTGGTGTACCCCGTAATCAGGTGATCAGTGCAGGTTTCAGCGAAGCAATGAATGCCTCAACGATCACAGCTACTTCGTTTACCTTGAAAAATGGTACAACAACTATAGCCGGCAACATCAGCTATACTGGTACTACAGCTAAATTCACACCTGAAAATAGCCTGGCTGCCAACACCACTTACACTGCAACTATAACTACAGCTGCCAAGAGCACGAATAATGTACCGTTAGCTGGTAACTCTACCTGGACCTTTACAACGGGTGCTGATAACACACAACCCGGTTCTCCGGCAATGGGCGTTGATCTTAAATCGGTTGGTCGTTTCGGTATCTTTGCAGGAGTAGGCATCAGTAACAATGCAGGCTTTAGTGAGATTCGTAACCTGGACGTAGGCATAACACCTGGTGTTCGCTCATCAGTAACCGGTTTTCCTCCGGCTATAGTTGTGAACGGCGCTATTTACGCATCTGATGACATTGCACCTCCGGGAACTGCAGCTATGTTGTTACAAGCTAAGCAGGACCTATTAGAAGCGTATCTTTTTGCTGAGGGAGCATCTTCTCCGGCACCAGCTACCGTAGCCGGCGACCAGGGTGGTAAAACACTTGCACCAGGTATCTACAAATCAACTTCAACTTTATTAGTACAGGCCGGTGACTTAACACTGGACGCACAAGGCGACCCGAATGCAGTCTGGATCTTCCAGATAGCGTCAGACTTTACCACAGTTGGTGGCGCAGGCGGTAACATTATACTTACAGGCGGCGCACAGGCTAAAAATATATTCTGGCAAACAGGCAGCTCTGCCACTATCGGCGATGGTACTTCCTTTAAAGGAACTATACTTGCCCTGACCTCAATCACTATGAACTCAGGAGCAACAGCCGTAGGTAGAATGCTTGCCAGAAATGGCTCGGTAGTAATGACCAACACAAACATCATCGAGAAGCCTTAA
- the cphA gene encoding cyanophycin synthetase has translation MKILELKIMRGPNYWSIKHPKIIVLKLDLEDLQHVQTNEVPNLSQKIQKLFPGIYKHRASAGTQGGFIRLLEEGTILSKVVLHIALELQTMAGMESGYGRRYANGQPGIETIVFSYQQERAGAYAAEAAVRITEALARGERVSIVQDVAKLHQIREDEYFGPTTEAILQEAVNRNIPYIQNKPSGQIHLGYGIYQKRIQAAMSNNTSFFAVESAGDKNMTKDILGEAGIPVPKGRTVYSLRELEEAIDELDYPIVTKPLDGNQGKGASINIQNWKDAARGFAEAQRYSQAVMVEQFIQGFDYRLLVINGKFVAAARRTPAMVTGNGVSTIRQLINQVNKDPRRGVGHEKELTHIKVDRITRGILREKGISLQTVLADGEELHLKKTANLSTGGTATDVTDMVDPYNVLMAERIAGIIGLDICGIDVMTSDIAIPLPDTRGAVIEVNAAPGLRMHISPTEGLPRNVAEPIIDMLFPHGCPSRIPIVAVTGTNGKTTTSRLISHILSFKGQKVGFTTTDGIYIQGKKIIKGDTTGSYSSEFVLKDPTVNYAVLEVARGGMLRSGLAFRQCDVGIVMNVSEDHLGLGDIHTVEEMAKVKAVVPKTVCPEGYAVLNADDDLVYEMATGLRCKIAFFSLDENNPRITAHISKGGLAAVFEDGYISIFKNTYKIRVDRVADVPLTFGGKARFNIYNVLAATLTAYISHMEISEIRTALRTFIPSPETTPGRMNLFKLPKAEVLIDYAHNMASMQAIGDFIKNTDAYPKIGIIAGVGDRRDQDMREVGKIAAETFDEIIIRQDKDLRGRSGAEINNLLKEGIFSVKPNLEPVEIKQEASALAYALEYAPQNAFIALFSEDISEAVKLVEYFRIIQHREQNTDKQA, from the coding sequence ATGAAGATTCTCGAACTGAAAATAATGCGTGGGCCAAATTACTGGTCTATTAAGCATCCCAAGATAATTGTGCTAAAGCTTGATCTGGAAGATCTTCAGCATGTACAGACGAATGAAGTACCTAACCTGTCACAAAAAATACAGAAGTTATTTCCTGGTATTTATAAACACCGCGCCTCGGCAGGCACACAGGGAGGCTTTATCCGGTTACTGGAAGAAGGTACCATCCTGAGTAAGGTAGTACTGCACATTGCATTGGAGCTGCAAACCATGGCTGGCATGGAAAGTGGCTATGGCAGGCGGTACGCCAACGGCCAGCCCGGTATCGAGACTATCGTTTTCTCGTACCAGCAGGAACGTGCTGGCGCGTATGCCGCTGAGGCGGCAGTCCGCATTACAGAGGCTCTGGCCAGGGGTGAAAGGGTAAGCATCGTCCAGGATGTGGCCAAGCTGCACCAGATACGGGAAGATGAATACTTTGGGCCAACCACGGAAGCTATTTTACAGGAAGCTGTAAACCGTAATATCCCTTATATCCAGAACAAGCCAAGCGGGCAGATACATCTTGGTTACGGCATTTACCAGAAACGCATTCAGGCAGCCATGAGCAACAACACCTCCTTTTTTGCTGTGGAAAGTGCCGGCGATAAAAACATGACCAAAGATATTCTGGGGGAAGCAGGCATACCAGTACCGAAAGGCAGAACAGTATATTCGTTACGGGAGTTGGAAGAAGCTATAGATGAGCTGGACTACCCTATTGTAACGAAACCATTGGATGGCAACCAGGGCAAAGGAGCCAGCATTAACATACAAAACTGGAAAGATGCCGCCAGGGGTTTTGCCGAAGCGCAGCGTTACTCTCAGGCGGTGATGGTGGAACAATTCATTCAGGGGTTTGACTACAGGCTACTGGTAATAAACGGCAAGTTTGTAGCAGCTGCCAGACGCACCCCGGCCATGGTGACAGGTAATGGCGTTTCCACAATAAGGCAACTGATCAACCAGGTAAACAAGGACCCCCGACGGGGAGTAGGTCATGAAAAAGAACTGACGCACATAAAAGTTGACCGCATTACCCGCGGTATTTTACGGGAGAAAGGCATCAGCCTGCAAACGGTACTTGCTGATGGCGAAGAACTGCACTTAAAGAAAACCGCCAACCTGAGCACAGGCGGTACGGCTACCGATGTCACTGATATGGTGGACCCCTACAATGTATTAATGGCCGAACGTATTGCCGGAATTATAGGACTCGATATTTGCGGCATTGATGTCATGACGTCTGATATTGCGATCCCATTACCTGATACAAGAGGTGCCGTAATTGAAGTAAACGCAGCCCCAGGGCTTAGAATGCACATATCCCCTACCGAAGGCTTGCCCCGCAACGTAGCCGAACCTATCATCGACATGCTGTTTCCGCATGGTTGCCCTTCCCGCATTCCGATCGTGGCTGTGACGGGTACAAATGGCAAAACCACTACGTCACGCCTTATTTCGCATATACTTAGTTTTAAAGGACAGAAAGTTGGCTTTACCACGACAGATGGCATCTACATACAAGGCAAGAAAATTATAAAAGGAGATACGACGGGCTCTTACAGCAGTGAATTTGTATTAAAGGATCCGACTGTAAATTATGCTGTACTGGAGGTTGCCCGTGGAGGCATGCTACGCTCCGGGCTGGCATTCCGGCAGTGCGATGTAGGCATTGTGATGAACGTTTCGGAAGACCACCTGGGCCTTGGCGACATTCATACCGTAGAAGAAATGGCCAAAGTAAAAGCAGTAGTACCTAAAACAGTCTGCCCGGAAGGGTATGCCGTGTTGAATGCTGATGATGACCTGGTTTATGAAATGGCTACCGGACTGCGCTGCAAAATTGCCTTTTTCAGTTTAGATGAAAATAACCCCCGCATTACAGCACATATTTCAAAAGGCGGGCTGGCTGCAGTTTTTGAAGACGGCTACATTTCTATCTTTAAAAACACCTATAAGATAAGGGTAGACCGCGTGGCTGATGTTCCGCTTACCTTTGGAGGCAAAGCCCGGTTTAATATTTACAACGTACTGGCAGCTACCCTGACAGCCTATATCTCACATATGGAGATCAGCGAAATAAGAACAGCATTGCGCACCTTTATACCTTCCCCCGAAACTACTCCGGGCCGCATGAACCTGTTTAAATTACCAAAAGCAGAAGTACTGATAGACTATGCCCATAATATGGCCAGCATGCAGGCTATCGGCGACTTTATCAAAAATACGGATGCATATCCCAAAATCGGCATTATAGCAGGAGTTGGTGACCGGCGCGACCAGGACATGCGGGAAGTTGGAAAGATCGCCGCCGAAACCTTTGATGAGATCATCATTCGGCAGGATAAAGACCTGCGCGGCCGTAGTGGAGCGGAAATAAATAACCTGCTGAAAGAAGGTATCTTTTCGGTAAAACCAAATCTTGAACCGGTTGAAATAAAACAGGAGGCCAGCGCCCTGGCGTATGCCCTGGAATATGCTCCCCAAAACGCCTTTATTGCCCTCTTCTCTGAAGATATAAGCGAAGCAGTTAAGCTGGTTGAGTATTTCAGGATTATTCAGCACCGTGAGCAAAATACCGATAAACAAGCCTAA
- a CDS encoding response regulator, whose protein sequence is MKKKILLIDNDSTYLYIAKQLLKKHAIVGETVTAENGSEALELLKTYHEKGELPHVIISDIEMPVMCGITFLKELERLKLVDHTFTKIVLNSIYTKYAKMEWSVANHTIPYFQKPLLHEHIHTILSD, encoded by the coding sequence ATGAAGAAAAAAATATTGCTGATAGATAATGATTCCACCTACCTCTATATAGCAAAGCAGTTACTGAAAAAGCATGCTATAGTTGGAGAGACCGTAACTGCTGAAAATGGCTCGGAAGCATTGGAGCTTTTAAAAACGTATCATGAGAAGGGTGAACTGCCACATGTCATCATCTCAGATATTGAAATGCCGGTCATGTGTGGGATCACCTTTTTAAAGGAATTGGAAAGACTGAAACTGGTAGATCATACTTTTACTAAGATAGTGCTCAACAGCATCTACACCAAGTACGCTAAAATGGAGTGGTCTGTAGCCAACCACACGATCCCTTACTTCCAAAAACCACTGTTGCACGAGCATATCCACACCATACTCAGTGATTAA
- a CDS encoding acetate--CoA ligase family protein: MITPQLLQPSSIAIVGASNDTSKPGGKVLFNILKHGYTGKVFGVNPNERQVQGVPCYPSCDDLPDVDLAIIAIAAHQVEAALRSLAYHKNCKAFILFSAGFSEAGEAGKELEQRCVQLVEEVGGTLIGPNCIGVITGNYKGVFAGPVPTYDPMGCDCVSASGATMVYLLESAIPRGLKFRDIFSVGNSAQIGVEDVLEYWDQTYDPNYSSSIKLLYMEQIGDPARFLKHARSLVNKGCRIAAIKAGNTEAGSRAVSSHTGALAGSDAAVSALFRKAGIIRCYSRIELVYVAAIFTIKPLQGNRIAVITHAGGPGVMLTDILVKGGMEVPRIQGPKADELLAKLHPGSSVSNPIDFLATGNARQLGEILDYVDNEFDEIDGAVVVFGTTGMWRVDDVYQVLHEKIKTCRKPVFPILPSAIQAAEEVSHFHAMGHVNFTDEVSFGYVLSRVNKLQPPYPEPRLPSVDVSRIREVVERNSSGYLPPDEVNALLLATGIATAAQASVRSEAEAIVAARDFGYPLVMKVIGPVHKSDVGGVVLGIQNEQEVTANYKQLMAIVGAEAVLLQQQRSGIEIYMGAKSEPPFGKLILCGLGGIFVEVFKDVSAALSPVHSKEAARMIRRLHSYPIIQGVRGKTGVSEELLTATILKLSALLEAAPEISEMDINPLLGSRDALVAVDARILIER; encoded by the coding sequence ATGATCACACCGCAACTCCTTCAGCCTTCAAGTATAGCCATCGTGGGCGCTTCAAATGATACCTCCAAACCAGGAGGAAAAGTGCTCTTCAATATTTTAAAACATGGCTACACCGGGAAAGTGTTTGGCGTGAACCCCAATGAGCGACAGGTGCAGGGAGTGCCCTGTTACCCATCCTGCGACGACCTGCCAGATGTGGACCTGGCTATTATCGCGATTGCTGCTCACCAGGTAGAGGCTGCCTTGCGCTCACTTGCTTATCATAAAAATTGCAAAGCGTTTATTCTTTTCTCGGCAGGTTTCAGCGAGGCAGGAGAGGCTGGCAAAGAACTGGAGCAACGGTGCGTGCAGCTAGTAGAGGAAGTAGGAGGTACGCTGATTGGTCCGAACTGCATTGGCGTCATAACAGGCAACTATAAAGGTGTGTTTGCCGGCCCGGTACCCACTTACGATCCGATGGGCTGCGACTGCGTATCCGCGTCGGGGGCAACCATGGTATACCTGCTGGAATCTGCTATTCCGAGGGGCCTGAAATTCCGGGATATTTTTTCGGTTGGTAATAGTGCCCAGATTGGGGTGGAAGATGTGCTGGAGTACTGGGACCAAACCTACGATCCTAACTATAGTTCCAGCATCAAGCTGCTGTATATGGAGCAGATTGGAGACCCCGCACGCTTCCTGAAACATGCCCGCTCCCTTGTGAATAAAGGCTGTCGTATTGCAGCTATAAAGGCAGGAAACACAGAAGCCGGTTCCAGAGCAGTCTCATCGCACACAGGGGCGCTGGCCGGCTCGGATGCGGCCGTAAGTGCGCTGTTTAGAAAAGCGGGCATCATCCGTTGTTACAGCCGGATAGAACTGGTATATGTAGCGGCTATTTTTACAATAAAACCTTTGCAGGGAAACCGGATTGCCGTTATTACGCATGCAGGTGGCCCGGGCGTGATGCTAACCGATATACTGGTAAAAGGAGGGATGGAAGTGCCACGCATACAAGGTCCCAAAGCAGATGAATTGCTGGCAAAACTGCATCCGGGTTCGTCTGTTTCGAACCCCATCGATTTTCTGGCAACCGGCAACGCACGACAACTGGGTGAGATACTGGACTATGTAGACAATGAATTTGATGAGATTGATGGTGCAGTTGTTGTGTTCGGTACAACGGGTATGTGGCGTGTGGATGATGTGTACCAGGTGCTTCACGAAAAAATAAAGACCTGCCGCAAACCTGTTTTCCCGATCCTGCCTTCAGCTATACAGGCGGCCGAAGAGGTGAGCCATTTCCATGCGATGGGTCACGTAAATTTTACGGATGAGGTAAGTTTTGGCTACGTACTCTCCAGGGTAAATAAATTACAGCCACCCTACCCGGAACCCCGGTTACCTTCGGTTGATGTGTCCCGGATCAGGGAGGTAGTTGAACGCAACTCTTCAGGCTATCTGCCACCAGATGAAGTAAACGCATTGCTACTGGCAACAGGGATTGCTACAGCAGCGCAGGCCTCTGTAAGGTCAGAAGCGGAAGCTATAGTTGCGGCAAGAGATTTTGGTTACCCGCTGGTAATGAAAGTGATTGGCCCGGTGCATAAATCGGATGTTGGAGGTGTGGTGCTGGGTATACAAAATGAACAGGAAGTAACCGCCAACTATAAACAGCTAATGGCTATAGTTGGTGCGGAAGCCGTACTGCTGCAGCAACAGCGCAGCGGGATAGAAATATACATGGGTGCCAAATCAGAGCCTCCATTCGGCAAGCTTATACTTTGTGGCTTAGGTGGCATTTTTGTTGAGGTTTTCAAAGATGTTTCTGCAGCCTTGTCGCCGGTGCACAGCAAAGAAGCAGCCCGCATGATCCGCCGCCTGCACTCTTACCCGATCATCCAGGGCGTAAGAGGCAAGACCGGTGTCAGTGAAGAGTTACTAACTGCAACTATCCTGAAGTTGAGCGCCCTGCTGGAAGCTGCGCCCGAAATAAGTGAAATGGATATAAATCCGCTATTGGGAAGCAGGGACGCGCTGGTAGCAGTAGATGCCCGCATTTTGATAGAAAGATAA